AACTAAAAACTCCACAACAGAATTCATAAACTTGGACCACTTGTGATAAAACGATTATTAAAATGTCCCCAATTCCTCACCCTTCTTTATAGACAGTTCTCCCACTTCCATACACTTTTTATTGCCTTTACCTTCTGCGTCTGGGTCCAGGCATGGGATTTGATTTAGCCAAGGAGAAATTAGCTAATGTGACTTGTGCAGAGGTTTGAAAAGCACTTgcaccttggttttaatctctcccATTTCCACAGGAGGACAATCCTGGGCTGCCCAGTGGAGGATGGACTCATGTAACATTGCCTGATCAACCTGCTATACCTGCCCTAGTTCAGCCAAATGACCACCTGAAACATCAGCACACCCAACCAAGGTGCACCTGGTGAACTTTTCTGCTgacttaaaaacaaataaaaattaaaaataaaaagcttaaTTCTCCCtgttaatgaaatattttattcctttttcttatACCATTTGCTTTAGGAAATTTCAATTACAAATAGGTACTTTTTCCTCTTTTGAAATGTTTATATATGATTTTGAAAACTGGTTAGGTTTTATGCCAGCTTTGTGGCTCAGGAATGCCTTTCTTAAGGACCTGAGAGCCATTTCTTTGAAATGTAAACATCAGGGAAGAACACAACCCTATGCCCCCCTTTTCTGTGGAAAGATACGAGCCTAACTTATGTGGGCATCTTGCTCCAAGTTGTAAAACTGCTTCCCGTCATAAAGCTGGAGGAGTTTATTTTGCTTCCAGAAAAATCCTATTAGATGACACAGATGGTCTCCCAAACTACCAGGTAAATTTAGGATGAGTTATATGGAACAAATTCTGCTTTGAGCCCTCTTAGTTGAGCATTAGTTCTTCTTCATTTTCAAAACAAGTATACAGGAGATTATATATGCTTGGCtctaaaaaagaaagatggaaTTCCTTTCTGGTTGAGTAATCCCTTCACAGATCAACATAATATGTATCACACTATGATTTGATGCTTATTCAGTAATAAAAGTGTTTTCTCCTAGCATGAAAGGGATAATCTGGTTTTAATTATGTTTCTGAAATATGACCAAAGATGTGAGTAAACCCAGGTGAGATTAACCATCTTCAGTCCCAATTAGTTGAACTCACTTAGTGCCTGAATTAAATACATTTCTATTGCCAGATGCACCTGAGATTGTGGCTGTTTGTTATACAGCCTTATCACAGCAGTAGAACTGACACATAATTATCAGTGTCCTGCCACAAAACAACAAATGATCAAATAAAAccctggaagtctctgaactcttCTCCTCCCCTTCCAAACTCTGTGCCCACAAATCTACTCAGTTGACTCTAGTTTCTAAACCTGTCTGacccctcctcccccaccccactgCCATGCCTCAGGTCAGGCACTCATTCTCTCCACATCATAACTGCACTCCATGCCTCCTTCCTGCTCACctcccatccatccattcacagCTAACAACATAAGCATTCCTAGCATGGCTCTATTTAGGATTCCCCTTACTCTAAATCCAAACTCCATAACACAGCACACAAAGCCTTTACTGATCTGATATCTGCCTTCCTCTCCAACACTTCTCCCCAAACTCCACCACCTGAGATCACACTCAACCCCAAGAACTATCTGGTGAAATGCAAATAGCCACCATCACCATGTTGTATGCCCTCTGTCTTTTCCCCTTCCAGCCCATCAACATCCAGGGCTCTTGTGCCAGCCCAGGTGTCCACTCCTAATGACCTCATCCTGACACCTGTGAGTGGTGTTAAGACAGGACCATCTTTTTATTCCAGTATTGCCACTTCTTACCATACTCCCCTCACCCCTCCTACCAACCATGATGTCCTCATTATACCTAGGATAATCAACCATACTCCTACTTCAAAAGTTTCATACCAGGTGCTCCTCTGCATTAAATTCTAGCCCCCCAGATTTCCACCTGGCTAAATACCGACTTCCTTTGAGCCTTGCTCAGACTGTCAATAAGGCTCTGCCTGAGCCCCTATGGAACACTGCAGCTTGTCCCAGCTTCCCAGCCCACATCCTGTGCCCTTTCTTAATTCTACTTGGTCTTTTGTCTTAAATACTTATCAACttataacatctttttttttaacttataacaTCTTATACtgaattatttataataattttcttcctttgtCTCTTGAAAGTAAACTCTTCATGGCTGTTAATCTCTGGGCACAGGATAAGTCCCCACATATTTTAGATGCCCCATAAACAGTGTTTGTATTGAATCAATGAATAAAAGATGAGCaacttttttcttccatttcaccTATAAAATGTGAGGCTAAATTGGATGATCCGTGATATTCCCACCAAACCCAGTACTCCCAAGGTCTCTAGAATAGACATCAAGTAACTAACCTGCCACCTTCACTCCCAAATCAGCCTCTTCATAGAAGCCTCCATGTCTGAAGAAGCAGGTGTAGATTCCATTGTCAGAAACCTGGACATTGTGGATGCGCAGAGAAGCCTGCCCTTCAGAAAGGAATTCCCTCAACAGTGAGGTCCGTCCTGTGCACTCAGCCATCTGCTCCTCAGTCTGTTCCTGTTGGTTCCAGTAGATGAACACTGCCTGTGAGAGTGTGGTGCAGAACCACCCCACTTCCATGTTCTCTGCATTCATGGCTGGGACTAGGGTACAGGGCAGTATGGCATCCTCACCCAGCACTGCCACAATGGGGTGTTCAGGTCCCACAACTTTGACCTACTCTGTGGATAGAGACATGGGGGGGAGAAAGCTAGAGAGACacaaaccaaaaaatagagaaCACATACCATCAGGTGGGAAGGCCACGAAAGCTGGGACAGGGGCCACATGAGATGACCCCTGCAGTCTGATAGATTTGGAAGATATCTTCTGATCATAATGATGTTGCCAGAAATGATGTCAAGGACACTCCCTCACTGTCTTCTGCCCCTGGTTCCAGGTCCTTCCATGAAGTAATCTCTAATCCAGTGGTTCTCTAGATTTCATGCACAGAACTTCTCATTATCTAGATTCTGGGGTGGGCCAATGAATGCATGTTTACAAGGAGTTCCCAGGGTGTTTCAGGGAGCACACATTGGGAACCCCAGATCTAACTTATCCAGTCTCAGGACAAGTCTGAAAACAGACAAAGAGCACACCTTCAGTGAGGTCACATTCTGGTCATCCAGCCACACCCAGGAAATTCCCCTCTTCCAAttctaaattttttatttcagtCTATATTTTTCTCCTCCACTGAGGGAGGAGAGAAATACATATGCACTTTAAAACACAGAGTCAAATGCTACTTACTGCTGTGAAAATCCTTCTCTCATCATTCACAGAAGCCCCCATCACTGCATATTCAAGAAGCAGTTCACCTCACTCTCCACCCTTAGTTCTCTTGGGCTTCTGAGGCTACCACATGACTCCTCTGCATGACAAACTGCAAAGCACCTCCAAAGAGCTACTCTCAAACCCTGTGCCTCTCCACTCTGGTCTCAGCCACCATTAAATCTCAACTAAAGGATGACTAGGATTCCTGACCTCAGTGATCCTTTTAACATATGAGCTAATCCATGTTGCTGCTCTGTTCAAAGCCTCCACGTAGCTCCCCACCTATCCCCTGGCCTGACAAGGTGGACTTTTCTTCCCAAGACCCCTCTGAACTCACCTGCTGCTTCTCTCCCCATGGGCTCTAGTCCAGCAACCCTGGCCTCTGTGCTTCCTCACACCTCAGCACACTGCCAGCTCTGCACAGGCTCCTCCCCCTGCAGGAACCCTCCTTCCAAATAGTCCTACAGCTCACTCCTCCTTCTCCAGGGTTATGTTCCCATCTACACACCACCTCACTGAACACTGCTGTCTGCCCACACCTGCCTCCCATGCCCCTTTCTGCCCACACCCTGCCCTGCTGCATTTCCCATCACGATCATCTCCTCCAACACACTTAGGCCTCTCTGCCTACTTGTAGTTGTTACTCACTCTCTCCTGCTAGAAGGTAAAATTTATGACAGAATTTCTATCTGATTCTTTCATAAAATAGCACCTAACAATCAACATTTCATTATTATTTCaggaataaaatgaatgaataaatgcttgcagcaccaaaaaacaaataataagaagaagaacaagaaaacaaaaaatgaggGAAAATATACTTTCAAATGTTTTATATCCTGCTGTTTAAAACCACACAGAAAGATAGATGGGGACACTCACCCATGGACAGGTGGACAAGGAGAAGCAGGGAAGTGAGACAGCAGAGCAAGGAGTGACTGCAGCGCCCTTCCATATCTTTAGAGCTGGGGAGAGAGATGGGGATGAGGGCCAAGACCTGCAGGCAGGAGGCAGGTCCAGCCCAGAGCTCCAGCACCTCAGCATAGagagcagggctcagggctggacagCAGTCCCCTGCTGGAGCAAAGCATTTCCTATTGGCACATCATACTAACAGGATGCTGGGCCCCCCACAACCTTGACACTGACAAATAGCTGAGCCTGGGATCCTTCTAGCTCTTCTGGGTAAACTGTGGGACCAGGAAACCATTAGAGTTACCTGGTAAGAAACTGTTCCTTCCTTCTCCACCAGGGCAGCTCtctctaccatgcggccagcgcaatggtttcattaatgaggttcttggcataaaagttagctagcgagatcgaaataaacacacagactcagttacctttttctatgaccaggtccgagacggctcccctctctggttccctccactaaccgcccggcagggcagcaaggattactcagggctagcaggagagagagagagcgagcacgccagggagtagccttttattggggagcaagaaattcaggggagaattccatccaatgaaggttgaaggggggccgcactccaaggtcagggtcagtgattgggcctccggggtcagtggtcagttacacccccacacggacaggttctctcatcaggagagggccgggaaagctccgacacagccagagcgcctcagaccctaaccgggagtcacccagtcacgtgtgagaatggctcccgacatattccccctttcttttcgcAAAAATGAGGCGGCGGTTCACTCTCCGGAGTTTCTGCATTCTTGTTCTGAAGACTTGCCATCCTACAATTACAGCGCAATAGAGAATTAGcagcaaagagaataatccaataatgtaccaggccgagtgtttaagaatatttccagggttgaatccatttaactccttcaatatttggttagccaaagaagaaggatctgaaaaatcagctctattattttgaatgtcttggatatggtgatgaagttccagaatatccaagctattattactattttgccaaatacctaacaaatggtttttaaccttctcccaatcccagagagaagcattgtacttggcagctgtaacacacacatacttataattagcatggcatttaagcctttctttaaattttaaggctgaaagttcattacctatgtcaataacagttgcctctaaggcgtttaatttagtttcaatcttttcatcaatatttacttgattacgcagagccttggaagtattttgagctaaattattaagaaattttgcatgctgaatattttgagacaatgtcagagATGCAGAGACAGTTGAGGCAATAAAAGAGACTAGcgccaaaacaccaacaattataactccaatagcacgtttaggtcttgccagctgggcatgaatttgctgtaagacttgtaaaccagcatcagcataccatggctctgaaatatcagcaggtaataaaacgaaagagggctgatgaagtatcagcactccttttcctccattatacctagtaatacaattggttaggttacattttttacaagtaacaatatatctgtcatctatccatttaacttttacatttccaataattaaaacataaggagattggacacaagctcataagccatagcaagatccctctttacagttcttgccaataaatcttggtaagggtttgtctgtaaaatgtaagaattctgaggcagcaattaaacgccaaatatccttttgaacaccacctttactataagtcaaaatattactaacaaatcctgcaggtgtcatagcagaatttcttcgtgactgtctcttatcaatttttggagaccagtctaaaatatacccactatctttagacaccttatgttgtacaggaaagggatttatacaatccatccatttaggaaaggtgccaatctcaattgtagaactatttggacagtggtatatctgtggaggttttgcagaaatgactggcttattatgggaaagtcccatcttaattactgatctAGTATTAGGCTTTAAGtctccataaatagaattatttgtcagtctaggtctaccgatcgctgtcttttcttcgaatgatactttcagacagccagcatgtttatcgtgggaccaacacaagggtaattgggcactatagccagaataattaaatctagttacatgattgggagtaatatgagtatctgtaaatcctcccatcatgaatgagtcattagtaaatactggaatagattctccagtccacacagctgggtgtaccaggggtggatctgggaaatatgtccagtaagtgtctacttgatccccctttacctgacagcccagtagggcaattactgttgctaccatcatcattggggtcctcttttctcctaggtctcgaagtattcgggaagcctgggttgttagcttcttcgcgtcttcccatgaaatcagctttttggctgggtcaatctagtctttctttatccttttccgatatctcctccttctggatgggggctcctctgggtcgatcctcagttgcttgaatctgggttctatgtctgatagcacgttcaggcacccaaatagcacgttcaggcacccaaataggatgagaagaattttctgggaaaatacaagcatgccctctgccccatataagcaccgggtctgggcccttccactggccggtctgtaaatctttccacaaaactctgcctaaagggcctgttactgagggagacatttgtctctcagcagcagtgtaaccttctgcgtcacagtttaaaaaatttaaaacaaacaaggcatgattaaggctattttggggagtcataagcttatcccccctttttaatttttgtaattgaagtttaatagataaatgagctcgttctacaatggcttgaccttgggggttataaggaatttctgttttatgattaattttaaactcttgacaaaattgttgaaaagaagagctctcataagctggagcattatctgttttaatctgtATAGGGCaccctaaaacagaaaaagctgctaggcaatgcgaaattacattttgagaatttttcttagtacgtgctgtggcaaaaataaatctagaataagtgtccactatgacatgcacataacactgcttaccaaattgaggaatatgagtcacgtccatttgccagatttgatttggttttaatccacggggatttacccctgatggcagagatggagtgtgaataacacacttagggcaTTGGCTTACAATCGGACGAGCTTGTTTtctagtaatattaaattttttacgtaagctagaagcatttttatgatgcaaggaatgggaagctagtgcacagtcatacgaagaca
This region of Callospermophilus lateralis isolate mCalLat2 chromosome 6, mCalLat2.hap1, whole genome shotgun sequence genomic DNA includes:
- the LOC143402013 gene encoding butyrophilin-like protein 1, giving the protein MVERAALVEKEGTVSYQVKVVGPEHPIVAVLGEDAILPCTLVPAMNAENMEVGWFCTTLSQAVFIYWNQQEQTEEQMAECTGRTSLLREFLSEGQASLRIHNVQVSDNGIYTCFFRHGGFYEEADLGVKVAGMGSDPQVHIEGPEEDGVWVVCKASGWFPKPQVQWRDLSGNKVPALSEAHTQDSEELFSVEATLVVRDSSVGDVTCSVLNPVLGQEKAMAIYIPAWRKAPLYAGNSIVNVTD